From Halorubrum sp. PV6:
GCTTTATGAACCCAGTTATGGATAGCCATGTGACTCCATTTGATCCCATATTATTCAAGAAATTTACTCACCTCTTGGAGCGACATATTAGTCAAATGATAGCAAATTTCCTCTTCAATCGCCCAGCGTGGAGTCCGATCTCGCTCCACAAACGACAAGTCGATCCACGCGATGCCTTCGCTGAGGCGGTCGATTTCGGCCATAAGCACTCTGAAGTCGAACGTCTCATCCTCTAACTTTACGCGACCGGTTTACCGGCGGTGTTCAGATAAGGTTTGAAAGGTGAGGTGGTGCGTTTTCAAAGTGTTCTATGCCCGAAAACGACCGCCTCAGCGGCTGTTTAGACGAGATCAACTTAGAGTTTGTGGAGCAAGAGGCAACACCGCAGCTGTTGATGAAGCTCAGTATTCAGCTTTATTTAGCAGGATTATCGCTTTCGAATACTGTTTCGTTTCTTGAGGTATTCGGTGTTGAAAGAGTTCGATCAACCGTTCATAACTGGGTTCACAAGGCCGACCTACAGCCGGAATCTGGTCGGAGCCCGAATCACGTCGCGGTCGATGAGACGGTGATTCGACTTGACGATGAACAATATTGGCTGTACGCTGCTGTCGATCCGGAAACGAACGATCTGCTCCATACACAGCTTGAGCCGACGACAAATAACGCCCTCGCGGATCGGTTTTTCGCTGATCTCCGTGACAAACACGACATAGATGACGCAACAGTTCTCGTCGATGGATCAGCTTCACTTCAGCGAGCCTGTCGCAAACACGACCTCAATTTCAGATACGAACGACATGGAAATCGGAACAGCGTCGAACGTGTCTTTCGTGAGATAAAACGTCGAACTATCTGTTTCTCAAACTGTTTCAGCAACGCCGAAGCAGAAACTGCCGACGAGTGGCTCAGATCGTTCGCTTTCGCATGGAACCAGCTTATCTGAACACTACCGGTTTACCACCCCAAATTTATAAGTGATAGTTTTTAGTATGGCCTCATATAGCATGATCGATAATGATATCCATGAAACGGTCGGACAAGCGAGCAGACGGCAGTTCCTCTCGGCATTAAGTGTCGCAGGAGGTGTCGCACTCGCGGGCTGTGGTTCGGGGGGCGACGTCACACCCGAAGCAACCTCGTCATCCGGACAGGAGGGCACTGACGCCGACCTGCCGGAACCGGGCGAACGCATCACGTCCGCGCGACGCATAGGCCCCCGTGATGTGAGTGACTTCGGGTTTCAGGAACTTTGGTCCTATCGGAAGCGCCAGGCCGTCGAAACACTCGTTTCCGATCCCCGCGTCAACGAGGTCGCCAGCAACTGGGTCGCATCCTTCGAGGCGTACGACCCGCTGACGAACCGACTCGACGCTGTCAGCGTCCAGGGAACGACGGGCATGACCGTCGATGGCGGACCCGACAATACGCCGTTCGAAGTCACTGCAACGAACCGACAGGTGGCCTACGGACTCGTCGACCGCATAACCGACGAACTCGTCGGCCTGAAAATAAACGAGCCGACCGATGTCACGTGGACGCGGGGCGACTGGAACGACACCCAGCGTGCCCGCCACGAGACGATGCTCAACAAGGAGGAGATTTGGCAACACCTGGAGGGTAAGGAGTGGTACCCGATGGTCAAGGCCGCGGAGATCATCACGAGCTACGGGGACTACGCCCACGGCGAGGTCTCCAACCTCGTGTACTTCGTGATGGACGGCGGCGAGCTCAAGGCGGTCAGCGGCTTCATGGACGTCACCGGAGAGGAGCCGACGCTGCTCGACCTTCACATCGTGAACGACTTCGCCGAACACCCGGCGCACAGGATGGCCCAGGACACCGCGACCACCGGCGAGACGGTTCTCGGCGAGGTTCCTGAGCCGCCGATGATGCAACGGCCACAGATTACGGGCCCCAACGGGTTCCACCGCATCGAGGAACCGCCACAGGAGTTCGAACAGGACGGCTGGTCCATCAGCTGGAGCGGTCCCCGGACCGTCGGGGCGGAAGTGAGGGCTGACTTCAACGGCACGCCGGTGTTCTCGCTCACCGCCCCCTACAGCACGTCCACGTGCTACGACATGCCGGAGCGGAACGGCCGCAACACGCGAGAGTGGATGTTCCCCAACGAGGAGCCGGTCATCAGCGGCGAACTCATCTACTGGGATATCCACAGCCTCAGCTTGGGCGGCCCAGGCATCCTCGGGAAGACCGAGTACCCCTCCACGCAGAGCCGCCCGGGTGGGTTCAACATCCGGACCCACTACCACACCGGTGCAGTCAGGAACGCCCGGGACTTCCACTCCGGGCACCGATTTGCCCCGTACAACTACTACATCAACTACCAGTTC
This genomic window contains:
- a CDS encoding IS6 family transposase, which codes for MPENDRLSGCLDEINLEFVEQEATPQLLMKLSIQLYLAGLSLSNTVSFLEVFGVERVRSTVHNWVHKADLQPESGRSPNHVAVDETVIRLDDEQYWLYAAVDPETNDLLHTQLEPTTNNALADRFFADLRDKHDIDDATVLVDGSASLQRACRKHDLNFRYERHGNRNSVERVFREIKRRTICFSNCFSNAEAETADEWLRSFAFAWNQLI